A DNA window from Streptomyces sp. 71268 contains the following coding sequences:
- a CDS encoding sulfatase-like hydrolase/transferase has product MPTSPQPHPAEQPTSGAEQPHPAQHPDPAGQPERPLPSRLSRRAFGGVVGATAATAAAGPAAAATSRAARDTGEAAAGTRAGRPSHENESEVEFEAATDRRSRRPNILFILADDLGWADLSSYGSPDIHTPHLDRLARQGVRFTQAYSGSATCSPTRFSLYTGRYPGRTKGGLAEPIADKSVGLDPNHPTLASLLRDAGYATALIGKWHCGYLPDYSPTRSGWDEFFGNFGGALEYYSKLGLSGEYDLYEGDAEYKDLRYYTRILTERASDYVRRGHGGKPWLLNLNFTTPHWPWIAEGDEEESARLTARIRAGEKGVLNHRDGGSLAKYRQMVRDLDASVGTVLAALRDSGEEHNTLVVFSSDNGGERWSYQWPLSGNKFTLEEGGIRVPNLVRWPARLRRNQVSHEPVASYDWTATLLEVAGARPHPAYPLDGVSLAGYLLRGERLAERDLFWRVRGERALRRGDWKYYRGADGRDKLFHLTNDPREQANHATTDRARLARLRAAWEKVDAGLLPYED; this is encoded by the coding sequence ATGCCCACCTCGCCCCAGCCCCACCCCGCCGAGCAACCCACCAGCGGCGCCGAGCAACCCCACCCCGCCCAGCACCCCGACCCCGCCGGCCAACCCGAGCGACCGCTGCCCAGCCGGTTGAGCCGGCGCGCCTTCGGCGGAGTCGTCGGGGCCACCGCGGCGACCGCCGCCGCCGGGCCCGCCGCTGCCGCCACCAGCCGCGCCGCCCGTGATACGGGCGAGGCGGCGGCCGGCACCCGCGCGGGGCGGCCGAGCCACGAAAACGAATCGGAGGTCGAGTTCGAGGCCGCCACCGACCGCCGGTCGCGGCGGCCCAACATCCTGTTCATCCTGGCCGACGACCTCGGCTGGGCCGACCTGTCCTCGTACGGCTCCCCCGACATCCACACCCCGCACCTGGACCGGCTCGCGCGCCAGGGCGTGCGGTTCACCCAGGCGTACTCCGGCTCGGCCACCTGCTCCCCCACCCGGTTCAGCCTCTACACCGGCCGCTACCCGGGGCGTACCAAGGGCGGGCTCGCCGAGCCGATCGCCGACAAGAGCGTCGGGCTCGACCCGAACCACCCCACGCTCGCCTCGCTGCTGCGCGACGCCGGCTACGCCACCGCACTGATCGGCAAGTGGCACTGCGGCTACCTGCCCGACTACAGCCCCACCCGCTCCGGTTGGGACGAGTTCTTCGGCAACTTCGGCGGCGCCCTGGAGTACTACTCGAAGCTCGGGCTCAGCGGCGAGTACGACCTGTACGAGGGCGACGCCGAGTACAAGGACCTGCGGTACTACACCCGGATCCTGACCGAGCGGGCCAGCGACTACGTACGGCGCGGGCACGGCGGGAAGCCCTGGTTGCTCAACCTCAACTTCACCACCCCGCACTGGCCGTGGATAGCCGAGGGCGACGAGGAGGAGAGCGCCCGTCTCACCGCCCGCATCAGGGCCGGCGAGAAGGGCGTGCTCAACCACCGCGACGGCGGCTCGCTCGCCAAGTACCGGCAGATGGTGCGGGACCTCGACGCGTCGGTCGGCACGGTGCTGGCCGCGCTGCGCGACTCCGGTGAGGAGCACAACACCCTGGTTGTCTTCTCCAGCGACAACGGCGGCGAGCGCTGGTCGTACCAGTGGCCGCTGTCCGGCAACAAGTTCACCCTCGAAGAGGGCGGCATCCGCGTCCCCAACCTCGTACGCTGGCCCGCCCGGCTGCGCCGCAACCAGGTCAGCCACGAGCCGGTGGCCTCGTACGACTGGACGGCGACGCTGCTTGAGGTCGCCGGCGCCCGGCCGCACCCCGCCTACCCGCTGGACGGCGTCAGCCTCGCCGGCTACCTGCTGCGCGGTGAACGGCTCGCGGAGCGCGACCTGTTCTGGCGGGTGCGCGGCGAGCGCGCGCTGCGCCGGGGCGACTGGAAGTACTACCGGGGCGCGGACGGCCGCGACAAGCTGTTCCACCTCACCAACGACCCGCGCGAGCAGGCCAACCACGCCACGACGGACAGGGCGCGGCTGGCCCGGTTGCGCGCCGCCTGGGAGAAGGTGGACGCGGGACTGCTGCCGTACGAGGACTGA
- a CDS encoding sterol carrier family protein: MASASRTPRARSYDPVKVRAALDGQVRAVRDAVAVLCAAPDATPLLAAPSRLEAWTVRQLIVHIAVCMETLPRRLAADPAPRGATADLDLRGYVNSLGSQAGEIAQATIAEADDLSGAGEPAELLDRYDAAAALLAEAVAGAAGTELISTRFGRLTVDDFLVTRLLELVVHGDDLTAATGTAISHDRQALATVARLLADALAARAPGGSVELRVPPFAVVQCVQGPRHTRGTPPNVVETDALTWLRLAAGRTVWEHEVDAGTVSASGERADLSEYLPVMG; the protein is encoded by the coding sequence ATGGCTTCCGCTTCGCGTACACCCCGAGCCCGTAGCTACGACCCCGTGAAGGTGCGGGCCGCGCTCGACGGTCAGGTCCGGGCCGTGCGGGACGCGGTCGCGGTGCTGTGTGCGGCCCCCGACGCCACCCCGCTGCTCGCCGCGCCCTCGCGGCTCGAAGCGTGGACGGTGCGGCAGTTGATCGTGCACATCGCCGTCTGCATGGAGACCCTGCCCCGCCGCCTCGCCGCCGACCCGGCGCCCCGGGGCGCGACCGCCGACCTCGACCTGCGCGGTTACGTGAACTCGCTGGGCTCGCAGGCCGGCGAGATCGCCCAGGCCACCATCGCCGAGGCGGACGACCTGTCCGGGGCGGGCGAGCCCGCCGAACTCCTCGACCGCTACGACGCCGCCGCCGCGCTCCTGGCCGAGGCGGTGGCGGGTGCGGCCGGCACCGAGTTGATCAGCACCCGGTTCGGCCGGCTGACGGTGGACGACTTCCTCGTCACCCGGCTGCTCGAACTGGTCGTACACGGCGACGACCTGACCGCCGCCACCGGCACCGCGATCAGCCACGACCGGCAGGCCCTGGCCACGGTCGCGCGGCTGCTGGCCGACGCGCTCGCGGCCAGGGCGCCGGGCGGCTCGGTGGAGCTGCGGGTGCCGCCGTTCGCGGTGGTGCAGTGCGTGCAGGGCCCTCGGCACACCCGTGGCACCCCGCCCAACGTGGTGGAGACCGACGCGCTCACCTGGCTCCGCCTCGCCGCGGGCCGCACCGTGTGGGAGCACGAGGTGGACGCGGGCACGGTCAGCGCCAGCGGCGAGCGCGCCGATCTGTCGGAGTACCTGCCGGTGATGGGGTAG